A part of Paenibacillus sp. sptzw28 genomic DNA contains:
- a CDS encoding efflux RND transporter periplasmic adaptor subunit encodes MGRNRKRRRLLFKQSSVILLASALLSGCSLLPQDQKELQPPLVKPAQEKFDSVEAKKGRIERFFSGTAIVASSRNIPLFYSDNGRLKDIYVKQDDTVREGQLLAELDMGDLDLRIKLQKLSLERANLEYMRVKQSGTDKDEIRLREIDAQRERILLDALEKQMESARLTAPIDGIVSFKDTIQPGDGITGYKPIVSVSDPKQIYLVYEAEDPKTISAIQLHMDVEITVDNQKLKGRVLQAPSSAPFTDNKELAERNAKLLYVGLSTPNDKLALGQSADIRIMLEEKDNVIVLPRSGLRTYLGRTYVQVLEGDRRKEVDVEPGLMTSTEVEIVKGLEPGQQVILNN; translated from the coding sequence TTGGGTCGAAATCGTAAACGCCGCAGACTGTTATTCAAGCAATCATCGGTCATATTACTTGCTTCAGCATTATTATCGGGTTGTTCGCTGCTGCCGCAGGATCAGAAGGAGCTGCAGCCTCCGCTTGTAAAGCCGGCCCAGGAGAAATTCGATTCGGTTGAAGCGAAGAAGGGGAGGATCGAACGGTTCTTCTCGGGGACTGCGATCGTGGCCTCCAGCCGGAATATTCCGCTCTTCTACAGCGATAACGGAAGATTGAAAGATATCTATGTGAAACAGGACGATACCGTGAGAGAAGGCCAGCTGCTAGCCGAGCTTGATATGGGCGATTTGGATTTACGTATCAAGCTGCAGAAGCTGAGCCTCGAGCGCGCCAATCTCGAATATATGCGAGTCAAGCAATCCGGAACCGACAAGGATGAAATACGGCTTCGTGAAATTGATGCCCAGCGGGAGAGAATCCTCCTCGACGCGCTTGAGAAACAGATGGAATCCGCACGGTTAACGGCGCCAATCGATGGAATTGTCTCGTTTAAGGATACGATTCAACCCGGGGACGGCATTACAGGTTATAAACCGATTGTAAGCGTTTCCGACCCGAAACAGATTTACCTGGTCTATGAAGCGGAGGACCCGAAGACGATTTCCGCAATTCAGCTTCATATGGATGTGGAAATCACGGTGGATAATCAGAAGCTGAAGGGCAGAGTGCTTCAAGCCCCGTCCAGTGCGCCGTTTACCGATAACAAGGAGCTGGCGGAACGTAATGCCAAACTGTTGTATGTAGGCTTGTCCACGCCTAACGATAAGCTTGCCTTGGGTCAAAGCGCCGACATTCGGATCATGCTGGAAGAGAAGGATAACGTAATTGTTCTGCCAAGGAGCGGCTTGCGCACCTATCTCGGCCGAACTTACGTACAGGTGCTGGAAGGGGACCGCCGCAAGGAAGTCGACGTCGAACCGGGACTTATGACGTCTACGGAAGTTGAAATTGTGAAGGGGCTGGAACCCGGTCAGCAGGTTATACTGAACAACTAG
- a CDS encoding MBL fold metallo-hydrolase encodes MTESTTTNWSDGIVQVKVPLPFSLKWVNSYLLPDERGYSLIDPGLHTPEAVAVWKFILEERGIGFTDIHTIVLTHQHPDHYGLSGWFQHLTGAPVMMSEPSYSYAVRLWGEERSFTSELSELYAQNGMPLSITEQIGPHLESFVERVSPQPEVTWMTAGQTIRMGGFDWETIDAPGHARGQLCFYSPERRWMICGDQVLPDITPNISIVPGEDSDPLQQYKSSLGHLRTFDVAMAFPGHRNPFTRFEARIDELLEHHERRLKEMVRFLKEAPCTGYQMCERLFGSRIAGNTHNLRFAMSETLAHLVYLERKREAVSQIKDGIVVYEA; translated from the coding sequence TTGACGGAATCGACAACAACGAATTGGTCGGACGGTATCGTGCAGGTGAAAGTGCCTTTGCCTTTTTCATTGAAATGGGTGAACAGCTATCTGCTTCCGGATGAGCGCGGGTACAGCTTGATCGATCCGGGACTTCATACGCCGGAGGCGGTTGCAGTGTGGAAGTTCATATTAGAAGAGAGGGGTATCGGCTTTACGGATATCCATACGATAGTATTAACGCACCAGCATCCCGACCATTACGGTCTTTCCGGCTGGTTCCAGCATCTCACCGGCGCTCCGGTTATGATGTCTGAGCCCTCTTACTCGTATGCGGTACGGTTATGGGGGGAGGAGCGGTCCTTCACTTCGGAATTATCGGAGCTTTATGCGCAGAACGGAATGCCCTTGTCCATTACTGAACAGATCGGGCCTCATCTCGAAAGCTTTGTCGAGAGGGTATCCCCTCAGCCGGAAGTCACTTGGATGACCGCCGGTCAGACGATCCGTATGGGGGGATTCGATTGGGAAACCATTGATGCGCCCGGGCATGCGCGCGGACAGCTCTGTTTCTACTCGCCCGAACGCAGATGGATGATTTGCGGTGATCAGGTGCTTCCGGATATTACGCCCAATATCAGCATTGTTCCGGGAGAAGACAGTGATCCGCTGCAGCAGTATAAGAGCAGTCTCGGTCATCTGCGGACGTTCGATGTGGCGATGGCTTTTCCCGGGCACCGGAATCCGTTCACTCGTTTCGAGGCCCGGATTGATGAGCTGCTGGAGCACCACGAACGGAGGCTGAAAGAAATGGTGCGCTTCCTTAAAGAAGCGCCATGCACCGGTTATCAGATGTGCGAGAGGCTGTTCGGCTCCCGGATTGCCGGAAATACACATAATTTGCGCTTCGCAATGTCCGAGACGCTTGCGCATTTGGTTTATTTGGAACGGAAGCGGGAAGCTGTAAGTCAAATAAAAGACGGAATCGTTGTTTATGAAGCGTAA
- a CDS encoding ABC transporter permease has product MALWTMIFRKMAKNRWLQLNLWFGLTICVALFSSMPLYSHAILQRTLYKELQQLQKDQNIYPGLLRVATSVSSGDRTPQQIRSLIAKADTYMENAPARFGLSAQSFMIARSTQAIRFLPADASDREKKELNLTGSFRTVTDLEKRVRLIDGRFPDPNRNDGVYEAVVTQKFLIDLKRDLGQEFIYTNRESGKQIKIIPVGLVESKTDNAYDQFTVEQYNSSFYIPFERFEKDFVEPSGILRLSGIVWQYSLNYEQLKIDNIPSFIDQSQRLNNYFNLRLGISSVDIPAKESISSYIEKKDKLDVMLWSLYSPVMFMLAFYLYMAANLIIERQKTEISVLRSRGASRLQIMLVFAVESVILGLLALAAGPFIGVYFTKILGASNGFLEFVQRSSLDVALNSASYKVAIAAVLGSIILILVPAFLATRISIVGHKQQLARANRLSFWHKTFLDIILLAVSVYLLVGFNKRLDELKQLALDPNALQVDPLLFFMPALFALGCGLLALRIYPWLIKLIYWVGRKWWTPALYSTLLQISRSSSQYLTIKVFLIMTVAMGLFSANAARTINGNMEDKIHYSTGADIQLKIHWDNDAPPPPMQNGPPTGEDAGAAAIAPKIVTYTEPSFIKMRELAGVDTAARVFRKPDASFSVNGGDDQTVLYGIDTFDFGHVAWMRGGLLDHHINSYLNLMASDPKAVLISRSVAEKYNVKPGDPISLRWDGLDSAGFTVYGIIDYWPGWNPLPVGGTTDSADEGVSRPNLIVGHLPYIQNHLALEPYDVWIKLKEGATSKVIYEDLKKKEIPVEELVDANQMLIRSKNDPFRLAINGVMTLGFVISMMISLFGFLLFWVLTLAGRTLQFGILRAMGISFMQIIGMLLSEQLLTSAAAVLMGVFIGNLVSDLFVPLFQLSFNASEQVPPFEIIHRLSDYVQLYSVVGVMLAVGLAVLGVRVSRMKITQALKLGEE; this is encoded by the coding sequence ATGGCCTTATGGACGATGATTTTTCGGAAGATGGCGAAGAATCGTTGGCTTCAGCTTAATTTATGGTTTGGCTTAACGATATGCGTAGCTTTGTTCAGCTCAATGCCGCTATATTCACACGCAATATTGCAGCGGACGCTCTATAAGGAGCTTCAGCAGCTGCAGAAGGATCAGAACATTTACCCCGGTCTGCTGCGCGTTGCAACTTCCGTATCAAGCGGAGACAGGACTCCCCAGCAAATCCGCAGCTTGATTGCCAAAGCGGATACTTATATGGAAAATGCGCCGGCGCGGTTCGGGCTGAGCGCCCAATCGTTTATGATTGCGCGGTCGACCCAGGCAATACGCTTTCTCCCTGCGGACGCCTCGGACCGGGAGAAGAAGGAGCTGAATCTTACAGGGAGTTTCCGGACGGTAACCGATCTGGAGAAGCGGGTGCGCCTCATTGACGGCCGTTTTCCCGATCCGAACCGAAACGACGGTGTGTATGAAGCGGTGGTCACGCAGAAGTTTTTGATCGACTTAAAGCGCGACCTCGGCCAAGAATTTATTTATACCAACAGAGAGTCAGGTAAACAAATCAAAATTATCCCGGTCGGACTTGTCGAGTCGAAGACGGATAATGCTTATGATCAATTTACCGTGGAGCAGTATAATTCTTCTTTCTATATTCCTTTTGAACGGTTCGAAAAAGACTTTGTGGAGCCCAGCGGCATTCTGCGGCTTTCGGGCATTGTATGGCAGTATTCGCTCAATTACGAGCAGCTGAAGATCGACAATATTCCTTCATTTATTGATCAGAGTCAGAGGTTGAATAATTATTTTAACCTGAGACTTGGAATCTCTTCTGTCGATATCCCTGCCAAGGAATCGATCAGCTCGTATATTGAAAAGAAAGATAAGCTCGATGTCATGCTGTGGTCCCTGTATTCGCCGGTCATGTTCATGCTTGCATTCTACTTGTACATGGCGGCTAATCTTATCATCGAACGTCAGAAAACGGAGATTTCGGTTCTCCGCAGCCGCGGCGCCAGCCGTCTGCAGATCATGCTCGTTTTTGCCGTGGAGAGCGTAATTCTCGGTTTGCTCGCGCTTGCCGCAGGACCATTCATAGGCGTTTACTTTACGAAAATACTCGGCGCTTCGAATGGCTTCCTTGAATTCGTTCAGCGGTCTTCGCTTGATGTCGCGCTGAACAGCGCGTCGTATAAAGTAGCGATAGCGGCGGTTCTAGGCTCGATTATTCTCATTCTGGTACCGGCATTTCTGGCGACCCGCATCTCAATTGTCGGCCACAAGCAGCAGCTTGCCCGTGCTAACCGGCTGTCGTTCTGGCATAAAACGTTTCTTGATATCATATTGCTTGCGGTTTCGGTCTATTTGCTGGTCGGGTTCAACAAAAGACTGGATGAGCTTAAGCAGCTCGCGCTTGACCCGAACGCGCTGCAGGTGGATCCGCTGCTGTTCTTTATGCCGGCGCTGTTTGCACTTGGCTGCGGTTTGCTTGCCCTGCGAATTTATCCTTGGCTGATCAAACTCATATATTGGGTTGGCAGAAAGTGGTGGACGCCGGCTCTTTATTCCACTCTTTTGCAAATCAGTCGTTCGTCCTCTCAATATCTGACGATAAAGGTGTTTCTCATTATGACCGTTGCCATGGGGCTGTTCAGTGCCAATGCGGCCCGCACGATCAACGGCAATATGGAGGATAAAATTCATTATTCGACCGGCGCGGATATTCAGTTAAAAATCCATTGGGATAATGACGCGCCGCCGCCGCCGATGCAGAACGGCCCGCCGACCGGAGAAGACGCCGGGGCAGCGGCAATCGCCCCAAAGATCGTTACTTACACGGAACCGTCATTTATAAAGATGAGAGAATTAGCCGGCGTCGACACGGCTGCCCGCGTATTCCGCAAGCCGGACGCCAGCTTCAGCGTAAATGGCGGTGACGACCAAACTGTCTTATACGGCATCGATACATTCGATTTCGGACATGTCGCGTGGATGCGTGGAGGATTGCTGGATCACCATATCAACAGTTATCTTAATTTGATGGCTTCCGATCCGAAAGCTGTGCTTATATCACGCTCTGTGGCCGAAAAGTATAACGTAAAGCCCGGAGACCCGATTTCGTTAAGATGGGACGGTCTGGACAGCGCCGGATTTACCGTATACGGAATTATCGATTATTGGCCCGGCTGGAACCCGCTGCCTGTCGGCGGCACCACTGACTCGGCAGATGAGGGCGTAAGTCGTCCGAATTTAATTGTCGGGCATTTGCCCTACATCCAAAATCATCTCGCTCTGGAGCCGTATGATGTATGGATTAAACTGAAGGAAGGCGCGACCAGCAAAGTTATATACGAAGATTTAAAGAAGAAGGAAATTCCGGTTGAAGAGCTTGTAGACGCGAACCAAATGCTCATCCGTTCCAAAAACGACCCTTTCCGTCTTGCGATAAACGGCGTAATGACGCTTGGCTTCGTCATCTCCATGATGATCAGCTTATTCGGCTTCCTGTTGTTCTGGGTACTCACGCTAGCCGGTCGGACGCTTCAGTTCGGCATACTGCGCGCGATGGGGATATCGTTTATGCAAATAATCGGCATGCTCTTGAGCGAGCAGCTGCTGACCTCGGCCGCCGCAGTCCTTATGGGGGTCTTTATCGGCAACTTGGTAAGCGATTTGTTCGTGCCGCTCTTCCAGCTTTCGTTCAATGCGTCAGAGCAGGTACCGCCGTTTGAAATTATTCATCGACTGAGCGATTACGTTCAGCTGTACAGCGTCGTCGGCGTTATGCTGGCTGTCGGACTCGCCGTACTAGGGGTGCGGGTGTCACGAATGAAGATTACTCAGGCGCTCAAGCTCGGGGAGGAGTAG
- a CDS encoding ABC transporter ATP-binding protein, with protein METAASFPNQNEPILRAVNVKKVFGRGETAVTAVKNIHLDIARGSMVALKGRSGSGKTTLLNLLAALDQPTEGRVLFNGQELSFLPEKQRSAWRRSQIGLVFQAFGLVPLMSAYENVEFGLRIAGADKKLNKERAEKALEWVGMKQRMKHRPPELSGGEQQRVAIARAIAHEPVLLLADEPTAELDSRMGLQVIKVFRDLVERRGMTVVMTTHDPGIMEIVDHVIALEDGEIVVGSKS; from the coding sequence ATCGAAACGGCAGCCTCGTTCCCCAACCAAAACGAGCCGATATTGCGTGCTGTGAATGTAAAGAAGGTGTTTGGGCGAGGCGAAACAGCGGTGACCGCCGTTAAAAATATTCACCTGGATATTGCCCGCGGTTCAATGGTTGCCCTCAAAGGCCGGTCCGGTTCCGGCAAGACGACGCTGCTAAATTTATTGGCAGCCCTTGACCAGCCTACCGAAGGCCGTGTTTTATTTAACGGGCAAGAGCTTTCGTTCCTGCCGGAGAAACAACGCAGCGCGTGGAGACGGTCGCAGATAGGCCTTGTTTTTCAGGCCTTCGGATTGGTTCCGCTTATGTCGGCTTATGAGAACGTTGAATTCGGCTTGCGCATCGCTGGAGCCGATAAGAAGCTGAATAAGGAGCGGGCGGAGAAGGCGCTGGAGTGGGTGGGCATGAAGCAGCGGATGAAGCACCGGCCGCCCGAGCTGTCCGGCGGCGAGCAGCAGAGAGTCGCCATTGCCCGCGCCATCGCACACGAGCCGGTATTATTGCTGGCGGACGAGCCTACCGCCGAGCTGGACAGCCGAATGGGACTGCAGGTCATCAAGGTATTCCGTGACTTGGTCGAACGCCGGGGAATGACAGTCGTTATGACGACGCACGATCCCGGAATTATGGAAATCGTCGACCACGTCATTGCATTGGAGGATGGAGAAATTGTCGTTGGGTCGAAATCGTAA
- a CDS encoding bifunctional 2-polyprenyl-6-hydroxyphenol methylase/3-demethylubiquinol 3-O-methyltransferase UbiG has protein sequence MSAWFERSFGSDYMIVYRHRDWEQADREVQKMAGWLELPDSAEVLDIGCGMGRHALALARLGFKVTGIDLSEALLEKARECNIEERIEALIQGDMRALPFENGRFRATVNLFTSFGYFEDESDNRRVLKEIRRVLRADGKFLIDFLNPAYVKRHLVPHSVRVDAQTGLQIEENRTIMDGWVVKQITIGSPGDRDAVRSYEERVRLFPLEWFAGALAEAGLTLDSVYGDYEGCTYNEMESPRMIMAGRVSF, from the coding sequence TTGTCAGCGTGGTTTGAACGGAGCTTCGGATCCGATTATATGATTGTGTACCGCCACAGGGATTGGGAGCAGGCGGATCGCGAGGTTCAGAAGATGGCTGGATGGCTGGAGCTTCCGGATTCGGCCGAGGTGCTCGATATCGGCTGCGGGATGGGGCGCCATGCGCTCGCTTTGGCCAGACTCGGGTTCAAGGTAACGGGAATCGACTTGTCCGAAGCGCTGCTGGAGAAAGCGCGCGAGTGTAATATCGAGGAGCGGATTGAGGCGTTGATACAAGGGGATATGCGAGCCCTCCCTTTCGAGAACGGAAGGTTTCGCGCGACCGTAAATTTATTTACATCATTCGGCTACTTCGAGGACGAATCGGATAACCGCCGTGTGCTTAAGGAAATCCGACGTGTGCTGCGCGCGGATGGGAAATTTTTAATCGATTTTCTTAACCCGGCTTATGTGAAGCGTCATCTTGTTCCCCATTCAGTGCGGGTTGACGCGCAAACGGGTCTTCAAATAGAAGAGAACAGAACTATTATGGACGGATGGGTTGTCAAACAAATCACAATAGGCTCTCCTGGCGATCGTGATGCGGTCCGAAGCTATGAAGAGCGAGTACGGTTATTTCCGCTCGAATGGTTCGCCGGCGCGTTGGCGGAGGCGGGGCTGACGCTTGATAGCGTATATGGAGATTACGAGGGATGTACATATAACGAAATGGAATCGCCGCGTATGATCATGGCGGGGAGGGTATCGTTTTGA
- a CDS encoding HD domain-containing phosphohydrolase gives MINEPSDTAYPENSCNERTPDQLLRIIFDYTAKIANERSLGSVLLLMANMGREMILADRCTVWLIDRARGELFTTVAHGVDEIRIPLGSGIVGHSIATGQPLLIEDAYNDPRHNAENDRRTGYRTKSIITVPFVGNDGSNIGAYQAVNKLTPNGVFTTHELEQLQLAASYAGKSLESVMLHEEIMATQREIIFAMGEIGESRSKETGHHVKRVAEYSFVLALGCGLSADEAELLKMVSPMHDIGKVAIPDAVLQKPGKLTAEEFALMKRHTEIGYNLLKSSGRELLKMAAVVAHQHHEKWNGTGYPQGLSGEDIHLYGRITAIADVFDALGSDRAYKKAWELDRILQLFDEERGRHFDPRLVDIFMEQLPKLLEIRDRYRDFESNERETGRH, from the coding sequence TTGATTAACGAGCCTAGCGATACAGCTTACCCGGAAAATTCCTGTAATGAGCGTACGCCGGACCAGCTTCTTCGTATTATTTTCGATTATACCGCGAAAATCGCGAATGAGCGCAGCCTAGGCAGCGTTCTTCTATTAATGGCTAATATGGGCCGGGAAATGATTCTGGCTGACCGGTGTACGGTGTGGCTGATCGACCGCGCTCGCGGGGAGTTGTTCACAACGGTCGCCCATGGCGTTGACGAAATTCGGATCCCGCTAGGTTCCGGTATCGTCGGACACTCGATCGCAACGGGTCAGCCGCTGTTGATCGAAGATGCATACAATGATCCCCGGCATAATGCCGAGAACGACCGGCGCACCGGCTATCGTACGAAATCGATTATCACTGTGCCGTTCGTCGGTAACGACGGCAGCAACATAGGAGCCTACCAAGCCGTAAATAAGCTTACCCCGAACGGGGTCTTCACCACACATGAACTGGAGCAGCTGCAGCTTGCCGCTTCCTATGCGGGCAAGTCGCTCGAATCCGTCATGCTGCATGAAGAAATCATGGCCACACAGCGCGAAATCATATTTGCGATGGGCGAGATCGGGGAAAGCCGGTCCAAAGAAACCGGCCATCATGTCAAACGTGTCGCGGAATACTCCTTCGTGCTGGCGCTCGGCTGCGGACTTAGCGCCGATGAAGCGGAGCTGCTCAAGATGGTATCGCCGATGCACGATATCGGGAAGGTCGCTATCCCCGATGCCGTACTTCAAAAACCGGGAAAACTTACGGCTGAAGAATTCGCTCTTATGAAACGGCATACGGAAATCGGATACAATTTGCTCAAATCTTCAGGCCGCGAGCTGTTGAAAATGGCCGCCGTCGTTGCTCATCAGCATCATGAAAAATGGAACGGCACCGGCTATCCGCAAGGACTTAGCGGCGAGGATATCCATCTGTACGGACGAATCACAGCGATCGCGGATGTTTTTGACGCGCTTGGGAGCGACCGCGCTTACAAGAAAGCATGGGAGCTGGACCGAATTCTCCAGCTGTTTGACGAAGAGCGGGGACGCCATTTCGATCCTCGCCTTGTGGACATTTTCATGGAGCAGCTGCCTAAATTGCTGGAGATACGCGACCGTTACCGCGACTTCGAAAGCAACGAACGCGAAACCGGCCGTCACTAA
- a CDS encoding glycerophosphodiester phosphodiesterase family protein: MFNPCVAHRGASGLAPENTMSAFNAAMSFPFVQWIELDVQLSRNGVPVVIHDDTLNRTTSAAGRVADFTTSQLSRLDAGRWFSKSFAGESLPLLEQVLDATVGRCRLNIELKTYGGRYPGMERRVVELLYAKGLERDAVITSFDTEALRKVRELSPEVTTGLIIDAAPQSLVSDLFALGASFLSIAHKRITHALMAAMKSREITVMAWTVNDIATMKKLASIDPSLMICTNYPDRYGQLLLETSKR; encoded by the coding sequence ATGTTTAACCCGTGTGTAGCCCACCGTGGGGCGTCCGGCCTGGCTCCGGAAAACACGATGAGCGCTTTTAACGCGGCAATGTCTTTTCCTTTTGTGCAGTGGATTGAGCTTGACGTTCAATTGTCGCGGAACGGCGTACCGGTGGTGATCCATGACGATACGCTAAACCGCACAACAAGCGCTGCGGGTCGAGTGGCCGATTTTACGACATCGCAGTTGTCGCGGCTGGACGCCGGCAGATGGTTTTCAAAATCGTTCGCGGGAGAGAGCCTGCCGTTGCTTGAGCAGGTTCTTGATGCAACTGTCGGTCGATGCAGGCTTAACATTGAGCTCAAAACGTATGGCGGCCGGTATCCCGGTATGGAAAGGCGGGTCGTGGAGCTGCTCTACGCCAAAGGACTGGAGCGGGATGCGGTAATTACGTCGTTCGACACGGAGGCGCTGCGAAAAGTAAGAGAGCTTTCGCCGGAAGTCACTACCGGCCTTATAATTGATGCAGCCCCGCAGTCGCTGGTATCCGATTTGTTTGCGCTTGGAGCTTCTTTTCTGTCTATCGCGCACAAACGGATTACGCATGCTCTTATGGCGGCGATGAAGAGCAGAGAGATAACGGTAATGGCTTGGACCGTTAACGATATCGCCACGATGAAAAAGCTGGCGTCGATCGATCCGTCTCTTATGATTTGCACGAATTATCCCGACCGCTACGGCCAGCTGCTTCTCGAAACGAGCAAAAGATAG
- a CDS encoding CapA family protein yields MYVSRSESRQHNKKRKSRRIRRLLFFNLAMLIIICVLAAVYFSMRQSGDGRADPGSGDANRQIAGNTSPGTGESGASAGKGRNNSGSEGSGNGASAGSDPAASGAGSGGSGVPEGQAPGGSAVKTSHDGREESGGNGGKVTLSFVGDILLASSVENLMEKNGYDYPYKKSLPFLTKPDIMAGNLETPITERGLPAANKSYVFKGSPKSLPALKNAGFDIVNLANNHTLDQGVDGLLDTIGHLDEAGISNMGAGNDDAEAFKPAVLESNGVSVAYIGLTRVVPVASWKADKNRPGLAETYDSTRALKAIREAKKLANIVVVMVHWGIEKSDTPNADQKRLAHEYIDAGADLVIGSHPHVLQGFEMYKGKWISYSLGNYIFNVTKTDKTKDTGVLDAVCTGEGSCSLQFHPMRAALSQPAPLQGEQAAALLHRLSGLSINATIDEDGYIKPKEQ; encoded by the coding sequence ATGTACGTATCGCGCTCGGAATCGCGCCAGCACAATAAGAAACGAAAGTCCCGCCGTATCCGGCGTTTGCTTTTTTTTAACCTCGCTATGCTGATTATCATTTGCGTACTGGCCGCGGTCTATTTCAGCATGAGACAGAGCGGCGACGGGCGAGCGGACCCCGGTTCTGGGGACGCCAATCGGCAGATAGCGGGGAATACTTCCCCTGGAACAGGCGAGTCTGGAGCGTCTGCGGGCAAAGGGCGCAATAATTCCGGTTCAGAGGGCTCCGGTAATGGAGCGTCTGCAGGCTCTGACCCGGCTGCTTCCGGCGCGGGAAGCGGCGGAAGCGGAGTCCCTGAAGGGCAAGCCCCCGGAGGTTCGGCAGTGAAGACGTCCCACGACGGGAGAGAAGAGAGCGGCGGAAACGGCGGTAAAGTGACCCTGTCCTTTGTCGGCGATATTTTGCTTGCATCATCCGTTGAGAATCTGATGGAGAAAAACGGTTACGATTATCCGTACAAGAAGTCGCTTCCTTTTCTGACCAAGCCGGATATAATGGCGGGAAACCTGGAGACGCCGATTACGGAGCGCGGCTTGCCGGCGGCAAACAAAAGCTATGTGTTTAAGGGCTCGCCGAAATCTCTCCCCGCATTGAAAAACGCGGGGTTCGATATCGTGAATCTGGCAAATAACCATACATTGGATCAAGGTGTGGACGGCTTGCTTGATACGATCGGCCATCTTGACGAAGCGGGAATTTCCAATATGGGGGCCGGAAACGACGACGCCGAAGCATTTAAACCTGCGGTGCTCGAATCGAACGGCGTCAGCGTTGCATACATCGGACTGACAAGGGTCGTTCCGGTAGCTTCCTGGAAGGCCGATAAAAACCGCCCCGGACTAGCCGAAACTTATGATTCGACCCGGGCGCTTAAAGCAATCCGGGAGGCGAAGAAGCTGGCGAATATCGTGGTTGTTATGGTGCACTGGGGAATTGAAAAGTCGGATACGCCAAACGCGGACCAGAAGCGGCTAGCGCATGAATATATCGATGCCGGAGCGGATTTGGTTATCGGCAGCCACCCTCACGTGCTGCAAGGCTTCGAAATGTATAAAGGCAAGTGGATTTCATACAGCCTGGGCAATTATATTTTTAATGTTACAAAAACGGATAAAACGAAGGACACCGGCGTGTTGGATGCCGTATGCACGGGAGAAGGCAGCTGCTCGCTTCAATTTCATCCGATGCGGGCTGCTCTGTCCCAGCCTGCCCCTCTTCAAGGCGAACAAGCGGCAGCGCTGCTTCATAGACTATCCGGTCTCTCCATCAACGCGACGATCGATGAGGATGGTTATATTAAACCGAAGGAGCAGTGA
- a CDS encoding DUF92 domain-containing protein, translating into MVGWIEEWWLRLAVGLVGSGAIALLAFNMRSLTASGAWSAVAMGTGYVMFGGPAWFGALIVFFASSTAWSRFKRRHRFKRDAEANYAKGGRRDAGQVWANGGIGLGLCAAHALWPGDGWLYAFAGVMAAVNADTWATEIGALSRTAPRSLLSGRSVPPGTSGGVTSLGSAAALAGAASIGAAVALLASPPLANAPAEAAPGALFATAAAAGIAGAFVDSWLGATVQTMYRCRVCGSETERASHCGEAARRIRGFVWMTNDAVNLASSAAAGFLAWGIGTALS; encoded by the coding sequence ATGGTTGGATGGATTGAAGAATGGTGGCTGCGTCTTGCTGTTGGCCTCGTGGGCAGCGGCGCGATCGCTTTATTGGCCTTCAATATGCGCTCGCTGACGGCTTCCGGAGCCTGGTCGGCGGTTGCAATGGGAACCGGCTATGTAATGTTCGGCGGGCCGGCGTGGTTCGGCGCGCTTATTGTCTTTTTTGCTTCATCGACCGCATGGTCCAGGTTTAAGCGGCGGCATCGGTTCAAACGGGACGCCGAAGCTAATTACGCTAAGGGCGGCAGGCGTGACGCCGGTCAAGTATGGGCCAACGGCGGAATCGGTCTTGGGCTATGCGCCGCGCACGCGCTGTGGCCCGGCGATGGATGGCTTTATGCTTTTGCCGGCGTAATGGCAGCTGTAAATGCGGACACCTGGGCGACCGAGATCGGCGCGCTCAGCCGCACGGCACCGCGGTCTTTGCTCAGCGGCCGGTCCGTTCCGCCGGGCACGAGCGGCGGCGTCACCTCGCTTGGCAGCGCCGCTGCGCTGGCAGGCGCGGCGTCTATCGGCGCAGCCGTGGCGCTGCTGGCGTCGCCGCCCCTTGCGAACGCGCCCGCGGAGGCTGCGCCGGGCGCGCTGTTCGCCACGGCTGCAGCGGCCGGTATAGCCGGCGCCTTCGTGGACTCCTGGCTCGGCGCTACCGTACAAACCATGTACCGCTGCCGGGTATGCGGCAGCGAGACGGAGCGCGCCAGCCATTGCGGCGAGGCTGCCCGCCGGATACGCGGCTTTGTCTGGATGACCAATGACGCGGTCAACCTCGCCTCTTCCGCGGCAGCGGGCTTTCTCGCCTGGGGCATCGGTACCGCTCTGAGCTAG